AAGTTCTTGTAGGTCTTGTAGAAAGCTCCGGTAATGCCCGGGGAGATGGGGTCATCCAGGGGGGTCCACTTCAGCTTGTTGAATGTAGGCAGCCCCTCCCACGTCAGCCTCTTCACCCACAGCTCCTGCCCTGTGGCAAGGAGGACAGATTCATGTGGCACAGCTGAAATTCAACCACCTCTACCATGAGCTGAGCAGTAGGTAATACGCTGACTGACGTACCCATGGTGTCCACTATGAGGTCCAGCTGTCCATTATAGACGGTGACATTGACTCCAGCGGTCAGCAGCTGGTTGACTATGTCCACCACAGGCTTCATGAAGTCTCCTGCCATGTAGCTGAACACCTCCTCTGCCTGGCCTGGACACAAGGCAAGACAGGAGAGGGGGAAACCACACATGAAGGACTAACAAAGGACAGATGGAGACATTTGTAAAGGGGACATGAAATTCTGATTCaagaatgtactgtatgtcaaaTGACAATCAGAGCTGAAGGGACAGAGTCCACTGCTCAGGAACAGTACCTCCCCAAGTGACATTCTGGGGAATGATGCCCAGTTTCTTCCTGATTGGTCCATTCATCAGCTCACTCAGCGACTGCCTGTAGAGCGGATGAATGTGGCGGCGTGTCTGTAACGCTGGTGGAAAGAAGAACACGTCCCCTCTGTGTCATCAAAACCCCGTTAGCTGTTCTTAGTTAGCCGTTCTGGACGCACTCGAGTGGCACGAGGTCTTACCTATGTAGTTCTCTCCAGCGGAAGACCGGAGCTTGTCGTTCGATTCCTGGGTGAGGATGTTGTAGAAGTTGACTCCGTTGGTGTTCTgagaagaaaaccaaaacaagccCACATCAAACCTCATGGTCCCTCCACACATCAAGTCAGAGAGGCTGTACACAAGCTGAAGCTCAGCAGAAGCTGGGTGAtacaacaggacaatgaccctaaaCATTAAAGTAAATCGACTacagaaaaacttcaaacaaagaaaatctgtgtGTAGTGTAAgaacattgtgtttgtctgtactcGTTACTTAAACGaggatcagatcacattttatgaccagtTAATGCAGAAAACAGGGTCAGTATTTCGGAGTTTACAGCACAGGCCTCAGCATATACGCTATATGATGACAGACACTACAAAAAGTGAAGCTGTTTGTCCAGagcagtgcagtgtgttgatATGTCCTCTGCTGTGAGTCCTCACGTGTACCAACCTGCTCCACCACGGTCTCGGCTACAGACCACAGCTCAGTGGctttctgaaactgctgctgctccacggCTTGCTTCACATCCTGCGCCGCACTGTTGACGTCCGCCAGGCCCAAATCATCCAGCAGGGACTACGCAGCAGAGAGAGCACAGTCAGAGGGAAAACTCAACCCACTTGCTCAacccatatttttttttttattaatttttttttgcctgttgtTTGTTACTTACAGTTGTGTAGAGGTACGGTCCCCACGTCATGACAGAGTCTGTGGATGAAGCACAGAGCAGTTTGCTCATTTCTCCAAAGAAAAGCTAAAGATCAACACTACTGTCTCTTTTAAAGAGGCTCTGATCAATTTAATATTGGTCTGTTATTGGCTAATATAGAGcatacaacaaaactgagtttGCACCCCTGATCAATATCactaaaatgtttaataatcACAAATCCTGtccatttaaaacagttttcattgttGTTAGCTAAAGCCCGTGAAGAAAGAAgttaaattcatttatttattagattTTAATCAACTTTTATGTTTAAGAAAAAGCTGCAACAAAAGTCAGTACATccttcattctttcattttgttttagaGATGTTCTGCTTCTTCACAGAtgattcttttcagctgctctttgctttttttgatGTTCTACCTTCAAAACTTGTTGGATTCAAGTCATGTTAGGAAATTCCTCTCCTGCCAAACTTCCCATGGCTGGGACTGatcttttcattcagtatttgaCATAAACAAACTTGCAGCCCCATATCAGTTcacccccacctccactgcACCTTCTGTTACTGGTAGTATGGCTCTTCCTTTACCTCctaaccactgctgcagctgtgttcagCTCATGTTCCTTCTTCATCTTTATGAAGTCTCACAATCTGGTTTCATTCTGGTTCAGACAGTCTCCTCACCATGTGGAGCCATGTTGCATTAGACACAACCCAGGACAAAAAGCTGAGGAATTTGTTACACTGATCGCAGGTAAACTGATTTTGGGTGCACTGAGGTTGGACTTTGGGGCTCCATGTTTTCAaagtagtcttttttttttatttctgattaCACATGAGATCAAATACCCTACAACTCaactaaaaaataatacaatcaCTGTGAGATAACACAATTTGAAtgaatcatttattatttttgtagtACTGAAAAAGGGTGTATTCAGCTTTGTTGTATACTCTCAGTAATAACCCCTGACACACTCCGACTGTATGACGAGAAGAAATTCACTAAACTTCCTGCTGTTCCTTGGGTTAATGTTACTGTCTGGACTTCTGTGGAATATTGTCTCTctttgaatgtcacagtgtaTTTTACTATCCAGTATTATTGTGTGTAGCATCAACTCTACAGACCCCTGAAATTCTCtgagtgcagcaaaatatgacaCAGAGTGTGATCTAAGTTGTTTCAGTACTTCCTGGTCCTCGTGTACAAGCAGCAGTCGTCTTCCTCTGATAACAACCCACCGAATTCATTACAGGGCCAGACTGGTGTCATAACACGGGTTTGAACTGGTCTGAAGACAGAGACCTACGGCGAGTTTAACTGTGTAATACACATGGACTTTGGTGGTCTCTTGATTAGCCACTGTGAGCGTGGTCCAAAATCCAGATGTGTAACATTCCTGTAGGGTGGTCATTGATAAGAATTGTGTAGACAGGCTGAGGTATCAGAGTAAAGACTGAATGATACTGACCCAGAGGGGAAATCCATGAGTCTCCAAGTGCCACACCAGCAAAGCGGCACTTCACTGTTCCTTCTGATATGGCCTGAACCGACAAGAGACACGGGTTAAAAACACATTGCCGGGTGCAGATCtctgtttaattttcttttcaattaGAAACTGTGATCTAtatcacaaagacagagaataTTCAACCACTATCTGCTGATCAGATTATCTTATGTATGTAAATCCAAACTAAACTACAATCTGAAATTTCACAGACCTGAATCTAGGTCCTGTATCTGGGGACAATTTCACAACTTTACGGATGACATTTCATGAGTGTCACCTGGAGACCATCTTGTGGTGTCAGTGGTGAAATGGAACACACTACATGTGCTCTGTAGTTTTACCCAGTGTCTTAAAGTGGATgcgaatgaatgactgaatctGGGATACAATGATCCGCTACTTAATACAAATGAAGGTCAGGGGCGTAAACcctaacccacacacacacacacacacacacttcacatgaAATTCACAATGCCATCTATTTGTTATGAGAGATTATTTTTGTCACAAATAATTGATTTCTATTCACTATTCTATTTGTAACCTGGGTTAAAATAACactgtttatttcttcttctactcTAGAAAAACCTGCTGACTTGCAAGCAAACACTAAAATGTATGGTCATGTTATTTTGCCTGCTCATCAGTCATATGACAGTTCATAGCGGGGACTTTCCAAAATCAGTGAGCTGACGTGAACCTGAAGGAGTCTGACTAGTCTGACTACAGAAGCACTGAACTCACCTTGTTGAGCTCCAAGGAGATGGCAGCTGCCATCTTTCCTCCATAGGACTCAGAGAAGATGTAAAAGGGCATGTTCTGCAGAGGGTAAAGCAACCATCGGttaacactgagctgaaactcactgtaAAAAGCTCCGTAAAGCTGAGAGGAGCTGCACATTCAGATTATAATCCTTATTGTTTTAGCAAACCAAGCTGAGGTGTTCTTTGTCCTCACTGAATGGGatggaaacagtttttttaTGTCACTTTTAGACACAAGCTCCATAAGTTTGTTAAACCAAATTATCATAGCACTGAAAAGTGGGTCGCACCATTACGATGCCTGTCGATCTCAGTTGTGAGCATCCAGCAGGCTTACCTGGAACTCAGCCTTCTGAGTAAAGAAGTGTTTAAGCAGCACCAGCATGTCTGAGGCCACGGTGGCCACATCGGTGGCATAGCCGTCGGGTTTGTCCGTGTAGCTAAAGCCAGTGCCCACAGGGTTGtctacaaataacacactggcTGCCTGTACCTGAaagagccaacacacacacacacacacacacacacacacacacacacacacacacacacaaaacatcagcTTGTTAATCTCTATTTCCTTCATTTCAACATGTTTATAGACTTAATCTGGAGCATTGCTACAATAAAAGTTACAAAGGGAATTATCCATTATGAGGTGTGTGTGATCTTTGTgacctattaaaaaaaaaaacacacacacacacagaagctaaCTGAACAAAAGGTCAACTACTCTAAACCCTAAACTCAACCATCTTACCCAGCTTGTCTTTCTGGGCTTTAGATCCCTGTCCAAAGGTCCAATCTCCTCAAAGTTCCCAAAGCCAGTTCCTGATCCTCCTGGTCCACCCTAAAGACACAAGGACACATGTCATGTTCAGACAGTAAGAGCAGAGGTGCTATTTCATACAGCAAAGGTTATATACAGCTGTGTGACAAGGGACAAAGAATatatttttgaagtgaaaagatgTAAATACAACCTCTGCAGCAAACAAACCATTCTTGAAAAGCTAACTTTTTATTTCACGGTTGTTGTTTTCATCAAATGCTACATGTTTTCAATCTGGAAgcattttgatttcttttaatggcctcctttgctttgtAGGCATGAATTAGCTTCATGTCCAGACTTCTGGAGGGAAGGCTCCAAACCCCTTCATGTAAGTTCCCCCTTCTGTagttaaaaacagaagcagcactGCTGTTGCTCATTCAGTGTCATCACCAAAAGCCTTTTTTTATGGCTAACTGGAGACATGAAACAGGAAGCTTCCTGTTCCAACCCAAAGTGTTCCAACAGacaatgttttctttgtgtttcagttcatttccatCAAATCCTGTGTGTGACTGGTAACCATTTTAAAGGCCTACCAGTGTTTTTGACTTTCGAATGCATCCTCCTACCTTAGTTTGCAACAGACATtagttttcatatttctgtAATTTTCACATGATATGAAAATCAGCTTGCAGAGacttaaagaagaagaagaaagaagttcaaacatgcagaaacactgaTGTGGTCCTTTAAGGTTTAAAGCTGTCAGTAAAAATCAGTGGACCTGATCGTGTCCtacctgcagccacatgacCAGAGGCAGGTCTGTGTACCCAGCAGACGGACTGTCAGCATAATAAAGCCACCAGAACATGTGGGCCCCACCTCTCACTTCCACATAGTCCCAGGCCTCCTTGCCTGCCAGAGGACTGGGGAGCCCTGCATAGGATTCAATTCAATTACAATTAATAACGAGCAGCATTAGAAACAGGGCAGTGCACTAGACCATATTATTTAGAAGAATCGTCTGAATGGAGGTTAAAGTGCTCTAATCCGACTGTTTGTTAGATTCAAGTTCTAGATCTGTTCATTCAGCTGTAACTTGATGaggacaaacagctgctgacagCAGAAGATGAAAATAGAGATCAAACAGATATAAGTTTATTGAAAGATCTATGACAGTAACCTCACAGTCTGACCCAATAACAGTCTAATGAAGCAAGCATAATAATTCAACGAATGTGAATGGTaactttttgtgtattttaatgtgaGGTAAAATATTACATAGAGTACTGTGTGAATCAGTGAACAGTAATTTGGTAAACTGTGGGGGcctctgctgtcagtgttgttaTTTTAGACAACGCTGTTTGGGAAGGGCCACAGGATATTTACACTGAATTAAGCTTTAATTCAAGAGATGTCACTAaacactgtaccacacacttGTTGGATAAAAGATATTTCATgtctaaatgaaaaaagaacaaattaaaaCGATTTGTATCTGTCTATTCTGTGCTTGTATGTTACACTTTCTCCACTCTATCTtcttggcttttattttgatatgaCAGTTTTTACTTCCGTGTCATCTGGTCTGTCTCTCTTGCTTCCTAAATTCAACATGGAAAAATGCCGAAAGGAATTTGCAAATACCAAAACTGGACCGTTTTTAATCTGGTGTCtcgttctttttttaaattctgataacagtaaaactgtaaaacttttGCTTTGAAacgagaaaaaaacaaaaacaaaaacgaaacCTCCTGTACGTCCCCGGACCTTTCCCCCTCAGATCAGGGTTAACAGACTCAAACAGAAACACGTCTCTGTAGTAAGCCACTGTTGTAAATAAACAGCATAAACAGAAGCTTTGGTTCCGTTTAGCAGAAGCATCATCTGAGTCAAAGCGTAAAGTAACGCGAATCTAATATTAGTTTGTTATTTGTGACTTTACTGGCgtgaaaacattacatttaaacaattataacagaaacaaatacagaCCATAAATCATACCTTTATTGACGGCAATAGCgagtaaaaacaacaacccagAGGCTGCTCCGATAGGGCCCATTGTTGAAGCGTTATTTTGTGAGTGACTCTGTTCTGTTTCATTaccagtcacatgaccacaacCGGAGTCAGCTGACCGACGtcgagattttttttccccttctagctctttcagttttaaaacttaACGTAGCAAAGTGTTATTGTGTAGATTAGTTACCATCAACctaatgaagaaaataaataaaataaaataaaataaaataaaataaaataaaataaaataaacaggcaaaataaaagtccaaaaGTTCAACgtttaaaataagttttaaaatgGATTTGTGTAAAATCAACTGAgatcagaaagaaaagaaaatacattatatattttaaaaccttTCTGAGCTGGAAATATTAATATTAGACTGGAGCATCCTTATCAAATATAGGCTTATAAATATAGTTCTCCTTAACACATCCATGAGTGTTGGGCTACAGGGCACCATGCAGATAAGCTGTGATTGCCACTCCACTAACTGTAAGACCTATTTGTAAGATGTAAGATTATATGGCAGCCCTATGATTGACTGCCAACTGTTCTCTGCCTCTCATTTATTGTCAGCCTGACCCTCAGGTTTAAGTGGATATAGCTAACCGATGGATGGATAGGTGTAAATCTATTTGAGCTCTGTACTTTAACACAACACCAACATTTTGACAGAGAGactgcagaaaaataacagTGGGCCTCAAATTCATCCTTACCTCAAATGCACAgacattatattttatttgatcTGTAAAAGACCATGTACAATATTAAACATACATGTTACCATCACATGGTCTAAGCACATCTCACACATCATCTCAAATTCTCAAAGCCCAGAGGATGATGTTTCTCCAGTGTCCTACAGTGATGATACTCAATTAGCTTTTTAACGTTTAAGGTTTGTTTGTACAAGGACTGGAGTGGTttaatgtttctcctctcagcttGTCATACAATAGGACACATGCGAAAGGATCATTGCCTGCATAAAAATCTTGGCTGCagccacagaaagacagaacCTAATATGTGTAAAATCCAAAGCATCCTCCATACCAGCTGGTGGCGCTAACGCACCAATTCGTTGTTTATCAACCGCCAATAAAGTTcaaacaagaggaagaagaaagggatGTGGAGGAGAAAACCTCGGTGTTGTCGCTGTCATGGCTGCCGGCGGTAACAGCTTCATCCGCGTGCGTTTATACTTTGACTATCCGCCGCCCGCTGTCATCGACTGTCGCATGTGCTGGCTGCTCGTGGACCTGAACAAGTGTCGCGTGGTGGCGGATCTGGAGAGTATCATCAAAGAGAAGTTTGAGTACGGTCCCAGGAGCATCCTCAACCTCTTCATCGAAGACTGCTACCTGCCGCACACAGAGTGCATCTATGTGGTGCGCGACAACGACAGCGTCAGGTGCGCGTGCTGTGACATGCTTGCTGTGTTGACAGTTCAGGGCTTACACCTGGATGAGCTTGTGAGGTTTATGTGGCGTAACAGGTATTAAAGGCACGTGGAGATATGTGGGGTCCCAGGCAGAGGCGAGGATGGGGCCCCCGTATCATCACCTTGTAGAGGAACTATGGTTGcaaattctttctttctttctttctttctttctttccctttaaagGGTAATAAAAGTTTATTACCTTTAAAGGGAGTCACGCATAACACATTCAACCCAGTCACACTGTCGTCATGCAGGGACTCAGAGTGTGAGCTCTGCTCCTCGTGAGTTATACTGGCTGTTCACAGGAAGCATAAAGGTGTCATGGTTGTATTATAAATATTCTACATTGGGGAAAGTTACTGTGTCTGTGCTACACAAGGTCAGTTCAACACAGTAAGTACAAGGCCTttggaggacacacacaaatgtaatgCTCCTAGAGGACTTATGTAAATCTAGTCCTCTTCTCAGGTTCTCTGAAACAAAAGGAAGATCAGTAAATGAAATGTATCTAAGACACGGAAAACCAGATTTCGTCTTTTAAAGATGTGTTCCCGTTTTCCAGGGTGAAGGTGGACTTTGTGGCTCAGGTGAACGGGCACAGCAGCTGTCCAGATGCGTCAAGTaaaagctgcagaaagagacagagacccacagaggaggaggaggaggaggaggaggaggatgggccGGGAGGAAATGGAGTGAGCGtgaaatggaaggaaaaaaagaggaaaaaaaggagcaagGAGAGCCTGGAGGGGGCCACCAAGCAGGCTTCAGGcgatgagaggaaaaagaagtcGCAAGGAAAAcgcacagagaagaagaggaagaagaagaagaagacagaggagaaaatccCTGCTGCCACCCTTAAACCAGCTGCGTCTGCCAAAAAACCCCCAGCTAGTGTCAGTCAGCCTGTTAAAAACACTAAGAAGCCCCCAGCAGCACAGGCAAAAACTCCCAGTGTCTCCTCCTCAGATTCCAGTAGTAGTGAGGAAGATGCAGCTCCCAAAAAGCCAAGTGCCCTGAAAGCAGCCCCCAAAACACCCTTGACCACCTCTGCTTCCAAACCACCTCCAAACACCAAACCCACCCAGACAAAATCACACCCTacgtcatcctcctcctcagaaaCGGACTCCTCCTCTGATGAGGCCCCCAGCGTAAAAACCACAGCACAAAGCAACCCTTTATCCTCCACGGCTCCGAAAAGTAGAATAAACAATAACTCAAAACCTCTTCAGGCTCCTTCTGCTCTGCCGTCCACAAACTGTGCACAGAAACAGGCTCCCAGCATAACCGTGGCTCCTGGCGACAAAGCTGCGGGGCCCTGTGACTcagacagggaggaagaggagatcgAGCTGGTTATCCAAAAGCCGGTGCAGCCGCCGGGGTGGGGTGTGGGCGGTCGGCCATCCTGGAGAGGATGCAGCCGGGGAAGAGCCAGGCGTGGTGGTCCTGGAGAtaggagaggaggtgaagggaaAGGGCTCGTCGGAGGGCAGGCCGACAGCTGTGAGTTCAGCTGTAACGGGGCGAAGGAGCCATGCTACCAGACTGATTCACTGACCAACATGTCAGTGGTCTTACaggtctgtctgcatgtgtctgcacCTACGAATACATGTACATGTCTGTGTAGCTATTAGAGGTTCTTTTAATGTAGCCTCTAATGTTAAATGATGAAATAAGAAACTCTTCTTGGCCTTGGATGTAATCCTGGTTTAGATTAATATTATAGGTAGTGAGCTAGTTAGCTGTATATATTTACAGCTTGTGTTTCAGcagacacacattttatttaatccttacactttttggttttggaaacaccaaaaaaaagggACAGCACGCTTTAAACTATTTATATACAGAGTATTGTATGTACATGGTGATTGTATTACCTGTCTATTATAAAATACTGTGTATGAAAAGTGATCCATGTGAATAATCTCTTGGCCTCCtgcatgtgtctttgtgctgtAGAATGGAGCAGAAAGTGCCCCCAAACAGGACTACAGCTCTATGCCCCTGCTAGCTGCCCCTCCACAGGTGGGGCAGAAGATTGCCTTCAAGGTAAGTCTGCCACAGTCTTATTAGCTAcagcatctctgctggtttttaaATCATAGAGGGGCAATGCTAGTGTTAACTCCTGCTGTGTCACTTTCAGGTGTCACGGGTTCTTAGTAACCGTTAATGCAGCCATAGTTACTGTTTGCTTTTTAGGTTGTTTTAAGATTAAATGATCATTTTAGATGTACCACAAATGCAGCATATGCATATGCATATGCCACCAACAAAGGAAAAGCAGTAGTATTAAATCATTCAGTGCACTAGGTTTAGTCAAAGTAAGAGACTGAATTATCTCCTAACAtaatacctgtgtgtgttcacagctgCTGGAGCTATCTGAGAGCTATACGCCGGAGATATCAGAATATAAGGTGAGGGTAATTACAGTAATCTAAAATGATTATCGTGTTCATGTTGTTGGGAAGGTTCGTTCACACTGGAATCACAACACCAACCATGTTACTGTTCATTTTAAGGAGGGAAGGATTATGAGCTTTGACCCAACAACCAAACAGATT
The window above is part of the Toxotes jaculatrix isolate fToxJac2 chromosome 18, fToxJac2.pri, whole genome shotgun sequence genome. Proteins encoded here:
- the scpep1 gene encoding retinoid-inducible serine carboxypeptidase, coding for MGPIGAASGLLFLLAIAVNKGLPSPLAGKEAWDYVEVRGGAHMFWWLYYADSPSAGYTDLPLVMWLQGGPGGSGTGFGNFEEIGPLDRDLKPRKTSWVQAASVLFVDNPVGTGFSYTDKPDGYATDVATVASDMLVLLKHFFTQKAEFQNMPFYIFSESYGGKMAAAISLELNKAISEGTVKCRFAGVALGDSWISPLDSVMTWGPYLYTTSLLDDLGLADVNSAAQDVKQAVEQQQFQKATELWSVAETVVEQNTNGVNFYNILTQESNDKLRSSAGENYIALQTRRHIHPLYRQSLSELMNGPIRKKLGIIPQNVTWGGQAEEVFSYMAGDFMKPVVDIVNQLLTAGVNVTVYNGQLDLIVDTMGQELWVKRLTWEGLPTFNKLKWTPLDDPISPGITGAFYKTYKNFAFYWILRAGHMIPSDQGPMALQMMKMITQQA
- the coil gene encoding coilin; protein product: MAAGGNSFIRVRLYFDYPPPAVIDCRMCWLLVDLNKCRVVADLESIIKEKFEYGPRSILNLFIEDCYLPHTECIYVVRDNDSVRVKVDFVAQVNGHSSCPDASSKSCRKRQRPTEEEEEEEEEDGPGGNGVSVKWKEKKRKKRSKESLEGATKQASGDERKKKSQGKRTEKKRKKKKKTEEKIPAATLKPAASAKKPPASVSQPVKNTKKPPAAQAKTPSVSSSDSSSSEEDAAPKKPSALKAAPKTPLTTSASKPPPNTKPTQTKSHPTSSSSSETDSSSDEAPSVKTTAQSNPLSSTAPKSRINNNSKPLQAPSALPSTNCAQKQAPSITVAPGDKAAGPCDSDREEEEIELVIQKPVQPPGWGVGGRPSWRGCSRGRARRGGPGDRRGGEGKGLVGGQADSCEFSCNGAKEPCYQTDSLTNMSVVLQNGAESAPKQDYSSMPLLAAPPQVGQKIAFKLLELSESYTPEISEYKEGRIMSFDPTTKQIELELFHASQAPVEPGKFDLVYQNPDGSETVEYAVSRAAWVTERWDSLLEPRLII